Proteins from a genomic interval of Desulfitibacter alkalitolerans DSM 16504:
- a CDS encoding AbrB/MazE/SpoVT family DNA-binding domain-containing protein, whose amino-acid sequence METPVNRSKNSYRVSVQRRNLISIPKEIREKLNIAEGDLLDLQVHDNKIVIEPYKIIPASQAYFWTKKAQTDLLEAKEDVNAGRVREFSSVNEFLKGFDND is encoded by the coding sequence TTGGAAACCCCAGTTAACAGATCTAAGAATTCTTACAGAGTATCTGTCCAAAGGAGAAATCTAATATCTATTCCTAAGGAAATTAGGGAAAAACTAAATATTGCGGAAGGGGACCTATTAGATCTTCAAGTTCATGATAATAAAATTGTTATTGAACCATATAAGATAATTCCAGCTAGTCAAGCATACTTTTGGACCAAGAAAGCTCAAACTGACTTACTTGAAGCTAAAGAAGATGTTAATGCAGGTAGGGTTCGTGAGTTTTCAAGTGTCAATGAGTTTTTAAAAGGTTTTGACAATGACTAG
- a CDS encoding nucleotidyltransferase substrate binding protein, with amino-acid sequence MNKEIRWRQRFHNFDKAYGQFHAAILDIDKLSVLEKEGLIQRFEYTFELAWKTLKDYLESKEVIVKFPRDVIKAAFQYEIIKNGEVWMDMLEKRNLIAHTYDEERFKFAVKKIKEEYYEAITQVHSYLDGELE; translated from the coding sequence ATGAATAAAGAGATTAGATGGAGACAGAGATTTCATAATTTTGATAAAGCTTATGGGCAGTTTCATGCTGCAATTTTGGACATAGACAAACTTAGTGTACTTGAAAAAGAAGGTTTAATTCAGAGATTTGAATATACTTTTGAACTGGCCTGGAAGACACTAAAGGATTATTTAGAATCAAAAGAAGTGATTGTAAAATTTCCTAGAGATGTTATAAAAGCAGCATTTCAATACGAAATAATCAAAAATGGGGAAGTATGGATGGATATGCTAGAGAAGCGAAATCTGATAGCACATACATATGATGAAGAACGTTTTAAGTTTGCAGTTAAAAAAATAAAGGAAGAATATTATGAAGCAATAACCCAGGTACACAGTTATCTAGATGGAGAATTAGAATGA
- a CDS encoding plasmid mobilization protein: MIKKPRRKINSKTVADVSTLGHISKDELLAESQLYDKDNYNPVRNLNQKVVLYPQNKTEVLTIRLTPKENALIKKLADENGLSKSAFLRMIVTKSLKQKNLL, from the coding sequence ATGATTAAAAAACCTAGAAGAAAAATTAATTCTAAGACTGTTGCTGACGTTTCTACTTTAGGTCATATAAGCAAAGATGAATTATTAGCTGAATCACAACTATATGATAAGGATAATTACAATCCAGTTAGAAACCTAAACCAAAAAGTGGTTCTCTATCCTCAAAATAAAACAGAGGTTTTAACTATTAGACTAACTCCAAAGGAAAATGCTCTTATCAAAAAGCTCGCCGATGAAAACGGTCTGAGTAAAAGTGCTTTTTTAAGAATGATAGTAACTAAATCACTCAAACAAAAAAATCTCTTGTAA
- a CDS encoding nucleotidyltransferase domain-containing protein: MNFGITPKSMNMIINVLMNKKEVQKAAIFGSRSIGNYKNGSDIDIAIYGANITADLVNEISVELNEKLPLPYYFDIVHYDSLKHDGLKEHIDKYGKSFYDKLTKSINLR, translated from the coding sequence ATGAATTTTGGAATAACGCCAAAGAGCATGAATATGATAATTAATGTGTTGATGAATAAAAAAGAGGTTCAAAAGGCAGCCATATTTGGAAGCCGTAGCATTGGTAATTATAAAAATGGTTCAGATATTGATATTGCTATTTATGGTGCTAATATTACAGCAGACCTTGTAAACGAAATAAGTGTGGAGTTAAATGAAAAACTGCCTTTACCATACTACTTTGACATTGTGCACTATGATTCTTTAAAACATGATGGACTCAAGGAGCATATAGATAAATATGGTAAAAGTTTTTATGACAAATTGACAAAAAGTATTAACCTTCGTTAA
- a CDS encoding copper amine oxidase N-terminal domain-containing protein, protein MVKQSIVVLVLGVILVFTVAPNVNAGMDNSLHVVLETEYIDFDVEPIIENGRVLVPIRAIAEKLEFTVEWIKDDNSITITKGDREIKLISEGKRALIDSKPVLLDVPPRIISGRTLVPLRFISESLGQNVLYEKWMDTPMIWITSFKLLDFEDVKIDENYRSESDETMPPIFYLKDSGKTAKDIRLGDTLEKVKAVYGLPFKDNIDSEKRGFLIYTTPFIPNSGSGFRMTFEFENGVLEAVVIS, encoded by the coding sequence ATGGTTAAACAATCAATTGTTGTTCTTGTATTAGGGGTCATTCTTGTTTTCACAGTAGCCCCTAATGTTAATGCAGGTATGGATAATTCTCTTCATGTGGTATTGGAAACGGAATATATAGACTTTGACGTTGAGCCAATAATTGAGAATGGACGTGTATTGGTTCCGATTCGTGCTATAGCCGAAAAACTTGAATTTACTGTTGAGTGGATTAAAGATGATAACTCAATAACAATTACCAAGGGAGATAGAGAAATTAAATTGATTTCGGAAGGTAAACGAGCATTAATTGATTCAAAACCCGTATTATTGGATGTTCCCCCAAGGATAATATCTGGAAGAACACTTGTGCCATTGCGTTTTATATCTGAAAGTCTAGGCCAGAATGTGTTGTATGAAAAGTGGATGGATACCCCAATGATCTGGATTACTAGCTTTAAACTTCTGGATTTTGAGGATGTAAAAATAGATGAGAATTACAGATCAGAATCTGATGAAACTATGCCTCCGATCTTCTATTTAAAGGACAGTGGGAAGACTGCAAAAGACATAAGACTTGGGGATACGCTTGAAAAAGTTAAAGCTGTATATGGTTTGCCCTTTAAAGATAATATTGATAGTGAAAAGAGAGGTTTCTTGATATATACAACACCATTCATCCCAAATTCTGGCTCAGGGTTTAGAATGACTTTTGAGTTTGAAAATGGTGTTTTAGAAGCAGTTGTAATTAGCTGA
- a CDS encoding type II toxin-antitoxin system RelE family toxin translates to MTRRFISTRKFDKQFKSLDKKTQKQSSKAIELFMKDPTHPSLRFKRIQGTDNFFEISVNMSIRIVIETTKSDNVQINTLFIIGKHEDVFPPK, encoded by the coding sequence ATGACTAGACGATTTATTTCTACTCGAAAATTTGATAAACAGTTTAAGTCTCTCGATAAAAAAACTCAAAAACAATCATCCAAGGCTATTGAACTTTTTATGAAAGACCCTACCCATCCTTCCTTACGTTTTAAAAGAATCCAAGGAACGGATAATTTCTTTGAAATATCTGTAAACATGTCAATCAGAATAGTTATTGAAACCACTAAATCTGACAATGTTCAAATAAACACTCTTTTTATAATCGGTAAACATGAAGATGTTTTCCCACCGAAATAA
- a CDS encoding helix-turn-helix domain-containing protein translates to MDDINEKIRDLRIQKELTLKDLSEKTGLSISFLSQVERGTSSLAITSLKKIADALDVPITYFFEGEVNQSFVVKAGERKSIKIEGSIAKYSRLGGEFSGRLLEPMLVELEPNNKSINVFSHPGEEFYYVLEGEIVFVVDDREYVLKAGDTIHYPSNLPHYWYNPLDRSAFVLCVLTPAIF, encoded by the coding sequence ATGGATGACATTAATGAGAAGATTAGAGATCTACGCATACAAAAGGAGCTGACTTTAAAAGACTTGAGTGAAAAGACCGGCTTGTCAATAAGCTTTTTGTCCCAGGTTGAAAGGGGGACTTCATCACTAGCAATTACATCTTTAAAGAAAATTGCAGATGCACTGGATGTACCCATTACCTACTTCTTTGAAGGTGAGGTAAACCAGAGTTTTGTAGTAAAGGCCGGGGAACGAAAGTCCATTAAAATTGAGGGTTCAATTGCAAAATACAGCAGATTAGGAGGTGAATTTAGCGGAAGGCTTTTGGAACCAATGCTGGTTGAATTAGAACCTAACAATAAATCCATTAACGTGTTTAGCCATCCAGGGGAAGAATTCTATTATGTACTAGAAGGTGAGATAGTTTTTGTAGTGGATGATCGGGAGTATGTTCTAAAGGCTGGAGATACTATCCATTATCCATCTAACCTTCCCCACTATTGGTATAATCCACTTGACCGATCTGCTTTTGTCCTTTGTGTGCTAACACCAGCTATTTTTTAA
- a CDS encoding hydantoinase B/oxoprolinase family protein produces MASKQDVDVFTLDIVKDSLVAVGDEMFIALARTSMSPIIYEVLDYACGLTDAGGNLLTQGNGVTGFIGLLTFMVKETLEKFNKKGDLKPGDIIIINDPFGGGGSHLSDVGLVMPIFYKGELVAFSANKAHWTEVGGKDPGSWTTDSTDVYQEGLQLPCIKLFDEGRVNQALVDLIAANVRFPDLSLGDMWAQVAALRTGERRFVEICDKYGKDVIVAAIERLLDHGEQISKKQLAMLPKGTFEAVDYIDDDGIGNGPFKVQLKVTITDEKFICDFRGSHPQVPGPVNCSYTALISAVRTIFLAITNPSQDVNDGVFRPLEVIADKASIFSAEKPAAVSTYWETMLYGADLIWKAMAPVVPHRLTAGHLLSVCAVVVGGIHHDTKQPFLLVEPSVGGWGAGEGKDGEPGQFCIGDGETFNVPIEVAETRYGIMVNEYRFRTDGAGAGQYRGGCGVVRTYEAMTDNQFVTGTFGRHKFLPWGFSGGEDGSKNYFEFEKVNGEKSQPFGKYARYPMNRGDKVYLFTATGGGYGDKFKRDPARVALDVKNEIITVDQARDIYGVIVNPETFAVEGLTQERQQKGA; encoded by the coding sequence ATGGCTAGCAAACAAGATGTGGATGTTTTTACTTTAGATATTGTTAAGGATTCTCTAGTAGCAGTAGGGGATGAAATGTTTATAGCCCTGGCACGCACATCAATGAGTCCAATCATCTATGAGGTATTGGATTATGCCTGCGGCTTGACTGATGCAGGGGGAAACCTGCTGACCCAGGGAAATGGAGTTACCGGTTTTATTGGCCTGCTGACCTTTATGGTCAAGGAAACCTTGGAGAAGTTCAACAAAAAGGGGGATTTAAAGCCCGGGGACATTATCATTATTAATGATCCCTTTGGAGGAGGGGGCTCCCACCTTTCTGATGTTGGTTTAGTCATGCCAATTTTTTACAAGGGTGAGCTGGTAGCCTTTTCTGCAAATAAGGCTCACTGGACAGAGGTTGGCGGCAAGGACCCTGGCTCCTGGACAACAGATTCCACTGATGTTTATCAGGAGGGTTTACAGCTCCCGTGCATCAAGCTGTTTGATGAAGGCAGGGTGAACCAGGCCCTTGTGGACTTGATAGCTGCTAATGTGCGTTTTCCAGACCTATCCCTGGGAGACATGTGGGCCCAGGTGGCAGCATTGAGGACAGGTGAAAGGCGGTTTGTAGAGATATGTGATAAATATGGTAAGGATGTAATAGTTGCTGCTATAGAGCGCCTGCTGGACCACGGTGAACAAATCTCTAAAAAGCAGCTTGCCATGCTGCCCAAGGGTACCTTTGAGGCTGTGGATTATATTGATGATGACGGTATAGGTAATGGACCCTTTAAGGTCCAGCTGAAGGTAACCATTACAGATGAGAAATTTATTTGTGATTTTAGAGGCAGCCATCCCCAGGTACCGGGACCTGTAAATTGTTCATATACGGCCCTGATTTCTGCTGTACGAACTATCTTTTTAGCCATAACTAATCCCTCCCAGGATGTCAATGATGGAGTGTTCCGCCCCCTGGAGGTCATTGCTGACAAGGCATCTATCTTTTCAGCAGAGAAACCTGCGGCAGTATCCACCTACTGGGAAACAATGCTTTATGGAGCAGATCTTATCTGGAAGGCCATGGCTCCTGTGGTGCCCCATAGATTAACGGCAGGCCACCTCCTTTCAGTTTGTGCTGTAGTTGTGGGAGGCATCCACCATGACACAAAACAGCCCTTCCTCCTGGTTGAACCATCAGTAGGGGGATGGGGAGCTGGAGAAGGCAAGGATGGGGAACCAGGACAGTTTTGTATAGGAGACGGGGAAACCTTTAATGTACCCATTGAGGTAGCTGAAACAAGATATGGCATCATGGTCAATGAGTACAGGTTTAGGACTGACGGTGCCGGTGCAGGTCAATACAGGGGAGGCTGTGGCGTTGTCAGGACCTATGAAGCCATGACAGACAATCAATTTGTTACTGGGACCTTTGGCCGGCACAAGTTTCTGCCCTGGGGCTTTAGTGGAGGAGAGGACGGATCCAAGAATTACTTTGAATTTGAAAAGGTAAATGGTGAAAAGTCTCAACCCTTTGGCAAGTATGCAAGATATCCCATGAACAGGGGTGACAAGGTATATCTCTTTACAGCTACTGGCGGAGGGTATGGGGATAAATTCAAGAGAGACCCTGCCAGGGTAGCCCTTGATGTGAAAAATGAAATAATAACTGTTGACCAGGCAAGGGATATCTATGGTGTAATTGTAAATCCTGAAACCTTTGCTGTTGAAGGACTAACTCAAGAAAGGCAGCAGAAGGGGGCTTGA
- a CDS encoding AbrB/MazE/SpoVT family DNA-binding domain-containing protein produces MELARITSKGQITIPIGIRKKLNLKEGDKVIFIEEGDKIVFANSSMIALKEIQEGMQGLAEKQGIYSEDDVSNLVKDIRKEIWEKKYENND; encoded by the coding sequence ATGGAGCTTGCTAGAATAACATCAAAAGGACAAATTACAATACCAATAGGAATAAGGAAGAAACTCAATTTAAAAGAAGGGGATAAAGTCATCTTCATTGAAGAAGGTGACAAGATAGTTTTTGCTAATTCCTCAATGATTGCGTTGAAAGAAATACAAGAAGGAATGCAAGGGTTAGCCGAGAAGCAAGGTATTTATAGTGAAGACGACGTAAGTAACTTAGTAAAAGATATAAGAAAAGAGATATGGGAGAAGAAATATGAGAATAATGACTGA
- a CDS encoding VanW family protein, with protein sequence MRSYMRLYLGKMCYTFIRYLSWYINKVKYAKTRNVKLFPIVVFQHQTPLLRKLKNVEMWLQYNKVKNLKIAVEKVNGIIVYPGETLSYWKLIGKASKRKGYVEGIVLSQGSYRPGVGGGLCQLSNLIYWMTLHTPLTVVERHRHGYDVFPDSNRTQPFGSGATCVYNYIDLQIKNETTEPYQLHLKVTEDFLVGEWRSLEEPLYTYEVYQKEHWITQEHWGGYVRHNSIFRRLYDKDKKLVGDEFITENHAIMMYQPFLQEGANCI encoded by the coding sequence ATGCGTTCTTATATGAGATTATATTTAGGAAAAATGTGCTACACGTTTATAAGATACCTTAGCTGGTATATAAACAAAGTAAAATATGCAAAAACAAGGAATGTAAAGTTGTTTCCAATAGTTGTGTTTCAGCACCAAACACCACTATTGAGAAAGCTTAAAAATGTGGAGATGTGGTTGCAGTATAACAAGGTTAAGAATCTCAAGATTGCCGTTGAAAAAGTAAATGGCATCATAGTTTATCCAGGAGAAACCCTCTCGTATTGGAAATTAATTGGTAAAGCGAGTAAAAGAAAGGGTTACGTTGAAGGAATAGTTCTTTCACAGGGAAGCTATAGACCGGGTGTCGGGGGAGGTTTATGCCAATTATCTAATTTGATTTATTGGATGACACTACATACTCCTTTGACAGTTGTTGAAAGGCATAGGCACGGTTATGATGTTTTTCCAGATTCAAATAGAACTCAGCCATTTGGAAGTGGAGCAACATGTGTTTATAATTACATAGATTTACAAATTAAAAATGAAACAACAGAACCTTATCAATTACATTTAAAGGTTACAGAGGATTTCTTAGTTGGTGAGTGGAGATCATTAGAAGAACCGCTTTATACATATGAGGTATATCAAAAGGAGCATTGGATAACACAGGAACATTGGGGTGGATATGTTAGGCATAATTCTATATTTAGACGATTGTATGATAAAGATAAGAAACTAGTTGGTGACGAGTTTATTACTGAAAACCACGCAATTATGATGTATCAGCCATTTTTACAAGAGGGGGCCAACTGCATATAA
- a CDS encoding plasmid pRiA4b ORF-3 family protein — translation MELEQQNVWRDIVVPVNMTFDKLHKVLQVVFDWQDYHLHEFYIFGEEKFNNDFYINHPGYHKEGHRPIVNLVCNEEAFAYPNDVPMRFESGVKLLEYLPAKMKYNYDFGDNWQHYIEVIRLIDSYDKNYPVCLAGEGNTPPEDVGGEHGYEEFLQIIADKENPQYEFMSKWGESQGYKEFDIDMVNKFLKACNVVMQIKLCMVVGRADVIVKLAVQKHYFEVWGLWA, via the coding sequence TTGGAACTTGAACAACAAAATGTCTGGAGAGATATTGTTGTTCCGGTAAACATGACATTTGATAAATTACATAAGGTTTTACAGGTAGTTTTTGATTGGCAGGATTATCATCTTCATGAGTTTTATATTTTTGGTGAAGAAAAATTTAACAATGACTTTTATATCAACCATCCTGGTTATCATAAAGAGGGGCATAGACCCATAGTTAATCTAGTTTGCAACGAAGAAGCTTTTGCCTATCCTAATGATGTACCAATGAGGTTTGAAAGTGGTGTAAAACTGTTAGAATACTTGCCTGCTAAAATGAAGTATAATTATGACTTTGGTGATAATTGGCAGCATTACATTGAAGTAATAAGGTTAATAGATAGTTATGATAAAAATTATCCTGTTTGCCTGGCAGGTGAAGGGAATACTCCGCCGGAGGATGTGGGGGGAGAACATGGATATGAAGAATTTTTGCAGATAATCGCTGATAAAGAAAACCCGCAATATGAGTTTATGTCAAAATGGGGGGAAAGCCAGGGATATAAAGAATTTGATATTGACATGGTTAACAAGTTTCTTAAGGCATGTAATGTAGTAATGCAAATTAAACTTTGTATGGTAGTTGGAAGGGCTGATGTGATAGTAAAGTTAGCTGTACAAAAACATTATTTTGAGGTGTGGGGACTATGGGCTTAA
- a CDS encoding GrpB family protein: MGLSYDVVKLVAYRKEWAEKFIYEAELIADLTGIEKAKIRHIGSTSVPGMIAKPILDIMIEVNKIDDIIKFIPSLDEIGYRFFGECGRPGRMFFVKGKPSNCTHHLHVMEKGSIYWKNNIRFKELLINKPDLAVSYAKVKRNLASKYPYNREEYRINKSKFIEKILNTYHEDTIHDRPLW, from the coding sequence ATGGGCTTAAGTTATGATGTTGTCAAATTAGTTGCATACAGAAAGGAATGGGCAGAGAAATTTATATATGAAGCTGAACTAATTGCTGATTTAACAGGAATAGAAAAGGCAAAAATCCGCCATATAGGCAGCACATCTGTTCCAGGAATGATAGCCAAGCCTATTTTAGATATTATGATTGAAGTGAATAAGATTGATGATATTATAAAGTTTATACCCTCCCTAGATGAAATAGGGTATAGGTTTTTTGGGGAATGTGGTAGGCCGGGAAGAATGTTTTTTGTAAAGGGAAAACCAAGTAATTGTACTCATCATCTGCATGTAATGGAAAAAGGAAGTATTTATTGGAAAAATAATATAAGGTTTAAGGAATTATTAATAAATAAACCAGACTTAGCCGTGTCATATGCAAAAGTTAAAAGGAATTTAGCCAGCAAATACCCGTACAACCGAGAAGAGTATAGAATTAACAAATCAAAATTTATTGAAAAAATATTAAATACTTACCATGAAGACACTATACACGACAGGCCACTATGGTAA
- a CDS encoding hydantoinase/oxoprolinase family protein: MRAATDIGGTFTDLVYVDNEGRVGTAKCHTTPPNFEKGVIDVIAKAEINPRDFETFSHGTTVIINALTERKGAKTALITTKGFRDVLEIARGNRPDLFNVRYEKPVSFVPRYLRREVEERLNNKGEVITPLKTEQISEIIEYFKKEGVEAIAVSYLHSYANPIHEQQTVEIIKSLWPEIAVTASHEVTREWREYERTSTAVLNSYVKPTAASYIDRLEKELQALDAGGNRYIMQSNGGTTTFEQCKVTPINMIESGPVAGIIGSIVLGEAIGEKNVIAFDIGGTTAKCSLVDNGEIKVSTDHKIEKTELTAGYPVKVPVVDIVEIGNGGGSIAWIDDAGSLKVGPKSAGAVPGPIAYDKGGTEPTATDANLVAGRLSVKNFDNAVDMDKVTGGIEEKIARHFNMSVDEAALGIIRIANSNMLNALKLISVRRGYDPRDFALVAFGGGGPMHAPALAVELGIKKVIVPVAASVFAAWGMLMTDLRSDFIMTIIKGLDNSVLELLNNEWSKLEKQAMEQYRAQAIPDEKVSFLRFADMRYFGQEHTVKVGVPGGLWDEQAMAKAKESFHNNHEKQFTFKLEDAPIEIVNLHLTAFGTVTKPRMYSIERDPASAEAALKEVRPVLYEGHGWIETDVYDRDKLKGGAQIKGPAIVEEVSVSTIMYPGQNLTVDQFGNLIINTGV, translated from the coding sequence ATGCGTGCAGCTACTGATATTGGAGGTACTTTTACTGACCTGGTTTATGTTGACAATGAGGGGAGAGTGGGAACTGCTAAATGCCATACCACTCCGCCAAATTTTGAAAAGGGAGTAATAGATGTCATTGCAAAGGCTGAAATAAACCCCAGGGATTTTGAAACCTTTAGTCATGGGACAACAGTGATAATTAATGCCCTGACCGAAAGAAAGGGTGCCAAAACTGCACTAATCACCACTAAAGGCTTTCGGGATGTGCTAGAGATTGCCAGGGGCAACAGACCTGACTTGTTTAATGTTCGCTATGAAAAGCCCGTGTCCTTTGTCCCCCGATATTTGAGAAGAGAAGTGGAAGAAAGGCTCAACAACAAGGGAGAGGTTATAACTCCCTTAAAGACGGAACAAATATCAGAAATTATAGAGTATTTCAAAAAAGAAGGGGTAGAGGCTATTGCCGTATCCTATCTTCATTCCTATGCCAACCCTATCCATGAGCAGCAGACAGTTGAAATCATTAAAAGCCTGTGGCCGGAAATAGCTGTTACAGCCTCCCATGAGGTTACAAGGGAATGGAGGGAATATGAAAGAACAAGCACTGCAGTTTTGAACTCTTATGTCAAGCCCACGGCTGCCTCCTATATAGATAGACTTGAGAAAGAACTGCAGGCACTGGATGCTGGAGGCAACCGTTATATAATGCAGTCTAATGGAGGAACCACAACCTTTGAGCAGTGCAAGGTTACCCCCATTAACATGATTGAATCTGGTCCAGTGGCAGGAATCATAGGCTCCATTGTACTTGGGGAGGCCATTGGTGAAAAAAATGTTATAGCCTTTGATATTGGAGGAACAACTGCCAAGTGCTCTCTAGTGGACAATGGGGAAATCAAGGTAAGTACTGACCACAAAATAGAAAAAACAGAGCTGACTGCAGGTTATCCGGTAAAGGTGCCTGTAGTGGATATAGTTGAAATAGGAAATGGCGGTGGCTCCATTGCCTGGATAGATGATGCTGGGTCGTTAAAGGTTGGTCCAAAGTCGGCAGGAGCAGTGCCTGGTCCCATAGCCTATGACAAGGGTGGAACAGAGCCAACTGCAACAGATGCCAACCTGGTTGCAGGAAGGCTTTCTGTAAAGAACTTTGATAATGCAGTGGATATGGACAAGGTAACAGGGGGCATAGAAGAAAAAATAGCCAGACATTTTAACATGTCAGTTGATGAGGCAGCCCTTGGAATAATCAGAATTGCCAATTCCAACATGCTAAATGCCCTGAAGCTTATATCTGTAAGAAGGGGTTATGACCCTCGTGATTTTGCCCTGGTGGCCTTTGGTGGCGGAGGCCCCATGCATGCTCCGGCACTGGCTGTCGAGCTAGGTATTAAAAAGGTTATTGTACCTGTAGCAGCTTCAGTTTTTGCAGCATGGGGAATGCTCATGACTGACTTGAGAAGCGACTTTATCATGACCATCATCAAGGGTCTGGATAATTCTGTTCTGGAGCTTTTGAACAATGAATGGAGCAAATTGGAGAAGCAGGCCATGGAGCAGTACAGGGCACAGGCAATACCAGATGAAAAGGTAAGCTTCCTTAGATTCGCTGACATGCGTTACTTTGGCCAGGAGCATACTGTTAAGGTTGGAGTTCCTGGAGGCCTGTGGGATGAACAGGCCATGGCAAAAGCCAAGGAAAGCTTCCATAACAATCATGAAAAGCAGTTTACCTTTAAGCTTGAAGATGCACCTATTGAAATTGTAAATCTGCACCTGACAGCTTTTGGAACAGTTACAAAACCTAGAATGTACAGCATAGAAAGGGACCCAGCCAGTGCAGAAGCTGCTTTAAAGGAAGTGCGTCCTGTGCTCTATGAGGGCCATGGATGGATTGAAACTGATGTTTATGACAGGGATAAACTTAAGGGAGGAGCCCAGATTAAGGGCCCAGCCATTGTAGAAGAGGTGTCTGTCTCTACAATCATGTATCCTGGTCAAAATCTCACGGTTGACCAATTTGGCAATCTAATCATTAACACGGGGGTGTAA
- a CDS encoding retropepsin-like aspartic protease, which yields MKLRLHDGLLYTSIEITYCGVSKIVENIVIDTGAVETLISPDIVEDVGIVAELNDEIKSFYGVGGNLHYFFSKRIDQVIFGNVNLQDFKLDFGVIDPKGEINGLLGLDLLMEAGAIINLKELTIKFDVP from the coding sequence ATGAAACTACGATTACATGATGGATTGCTATATACTTCAATAGAAATAACATATTGTGGAGTATCAAAAATTGTTGAGAATATTGTTATAGATACTGGTGCAGTTGAAACACTTATTTCTCCTGATATTGTTGAAGATGTGGGTATTGTAGCTGAGTTAAATGATGAGATAAAATCATTTTATGGTGTTGGGGGAAACCTACATTATTTCTTCTCAAAACGAATTGACCAAGTAATTTTTGGAAACGTAAATTTGCAGGATTTTAAGCTCGATTTTGGTGTTATTGATCCGAAAGGTGAAATAAACGGATTGCTAGGACTAGATTTGCTAATGGAAGCAGGGGCAATTATAAACCTAAAAGAATTGACAATAAAGTTTGATGTTCCTTAG